Proteins encoded in a region of the Podarcis muralis chromosome 4, rPodMur119.hap1.1, whole genome shotgun sequence genome:
- the CRYAA gene encoding alpha-crystallin A chain — MDITIQHPWFKRALGPLIPSRLFDQFFGEGLFEYDLLPLLSSTISPYYRQSLFRTVLESGVSEVRSDRDKFTIFLDVKHFSPEDLSVKVIEDFVEIHGKHSERQDDHGYISREFHRRYRFPSNVDQAAITCSLSADGMLTFSAPKVQSNTDPSHSERPIPVSREEKPTSAPSS; from the exons ATGGATATTACCATTCAGCACCCCTGGTTCAAACGGGCTCTTGGACCTTTAATTCCAAGCCGTTTGTTTGATCAGTTTTTTGGAGAAGGTCTTTTTGAATATGATCTCCTGCCTTTGCTTTCCTCGACCATCAGCCCATACTACAGGCAATCTCTCTTCCGCACCGTTCTGGAGTCAGGTGTCTCTGAG GTAAGATCTGACCGGGACAAGTTTACAATCTTTTTGGATGTAAAACATTTCTCTCCTGAAGATTTGAGTGTGAAGGTCATTGAAGACTTTGTGGAAATTCATGGCAAACACAGTGAGAGACAG GATGACCATGGGTATATTTCCCGTGAATTCCACCGTCGGTACCGCTTCCCATCCAATGTGGACCAAGCGGCCATCACCTGCTCTCTCTCTGCTGATGGCATGCTGACCTTCTCGGCTCCCAAGGTCCAGTCCAACACTGACCCCAGCCACAGCGAGAGACCCATCCCTGTATCCCGTGAGGAGAAGCCAACCTCGGCTCCTTCTTCTTAG